A genomic stretch from Desertifilum tharense IPPAS B-1220 includes:
- a CDS encoding DUF262 domain-containing protein — translation MASLEEIIDNKIGEVRTEAVDFSFGEIVNLYSDKELIIQPEYQRLFRWSNEQRSRLIESILLELPIPQIFVIERENAVFELIDGLQRVSSVIQFINPNALNLEPLTLQGCDLVKELNENKFDDLSLRLRLTIKRSSVRTVVIKRQSKSMLRYAMFKRLNTGGEILDPQEIRNCSARMVGEDGIRFYSFIQEKASHSAFTNCIETLAQVEKEKKGDEELVLRFLATKNARNLFKG, via the coding sequence ATGGCTTCATTGGAAGAAATTATAGATAATAAAATTGGAGAAGTACGCACTGAAGCTGTTGATTTCAGTTTTGGTGAAATTGTTAATTTGTATTCTGATAAAGAGCTGATAATTCAGCCAGAGTATCAACGTCTTTTTCGATGGTCTAATGAGCAAAGATCTCGCCTTATAGAATCTATTCTTCTAGAATTACCGATTCCTCAAATTTTTGTTATAGAAAGGGAAAACGCTGTTTTTGAACTAATTGATGGCTTACAACGAGTGAGTTCAGTTATTCAGTTTATCAACCCTAATGCTTTGAATTTAGAACCTCTTACTCTTCAAGGATGTGATTTGGTCAAAGAACTTAATGAAAATAAATTTGATGATTTATCGTTAAGGCTTAGACTTACGATAAAACGATCCTCTGTGAGAACAGTAGTTATCAAACGTCAAAGTAAGTCAATGTTGCGATATGCAATGTTTAAACGCTTAAATACAGGCGGAGAGATTCTAGATCCTCAAGAAATTCGTAACTGTTCTGCTCGGATGGTAGGTGAGGATGGAATTCGTTTCTATTCTTTTATTCAAGAAAAAGCATCTCATTCTGCTTTTACAAATTGCATAGAAACATTGGCACAAGTAGAGAAAGAAAAAAAAGGAGACGAAGAATTAGTTTTGAGATTTTTAGCTACTAAAAATGCCAGAAATTTATTTAAAGGTAG
- a CDS encoding tRNA-guanine transglycosylase, translating to MTGTTARGGGLWKYILQADELNSLLRREAPVPLMSQVLHFLDFIPNRPHELDKWRKQGIKQRYINDLSLKNFSSPLFLDSGGFKLLWNKSVNLSAYNLSIENEKASQTILELQREFEGDIVATLDYPLPPGLTQAEAEERMQKSIENAISTALELQKRSDYQPFLYVAAHGQNRDSMGRYVKQVFDRFQTQNLKNYPFGLAVGSLVPLRGSHKLLTIVNILQGLQENIPKKRHNEIPIHVFGVTGNIVPILAYLGVDSFDSSTYVQETRSLSYIDPVTRRTQPILEMDKLICDCRVCKNANLEEIQKALMSDIRGRPQESGHYKSKYYGDIALHNLEMDFQIVDETKKAIEADQLQDYLIQYTENFPQLHSVLEAIAQEDESLRVRLSRTIVSTPPKQKPNLDERLISLKYTPDDFDILKNGYQPSKGKQVLLIIPCSGGKPYSQSRSHRWIAECLEKALGDNTKLLEKVTLSGLYGLVPEKYEQEETILGYDFRLERFNTEQITLVTDRVVAYLEHYTNYYEAYIGYATSSAYRTVLEQAAKKASCSLQVLPVKPKSRRFTEFFRRENITELIERISTILKVEK from the coding sequence GTGACTGGTACAACAGCTAGAGGAGGAGGCTTATGGAAGTATATTCTCCAAGCAGATGAATTGAACAGCTTACTGCGTCGTGAAGCACCAGTACCCTTGATGTCTCAAGTGCTTCATTTTTTAGACTTTATTCCCAATAGACCTCATGAATTGGACAAGTGGCGAAAGCAAGGTATTAAACAGCGCTACATAAATGACTTAAGTCTTAAAAATTTTTCATCCCCCTTATTTCTTGATTCTGGTGGCTTTAAATTACTTTGGAATAAAAGTGTAAACTTATCTGCCTATAACCTCTCGATTGAAAACGAAAAAGCTTCACAGACAATCCTAGAATTACAAAGAGAGTTTGAGGGCGATATTGTTGCTACGTTAGATTATCCACTGCCGCCCGGTTTGACACAGGCTGAAGCTGAGGAGCGAATGCAAAAAAGTATAGAAAATGCTATTAGTACAGCTTTAGAACTCCAAAAAAGATCGGATTATCAGCCCTTTCTCTATGTTGCTGCTCATGGTCAAAATAGAGACAGCATGGGTCGCTATGTAAAACAAGTCTTTGATAGGTTTCAAACTCAGAACTTAAAAAATTATCCTTTTGGATTGGCTGTTGGTTCGTTAGTCCCTCTACGAGGTAGCCATAAATTACTTACTATTGTTAATATTTTACAAGGCTTACAAGAGAATATTCCCAAAAAACGTCATAATGAAATACCTATCCACGTGTTTGGAGTAACTGGTAATATAGTTCCTATTCTAGCCTATTTGGGAGTAGACAGCTTTGATTCTAGTACCTATGTTCAAGAAACTAGGAGTTTGAGCTACATCGATCCTGTGACTAGGCGTACACAACCTATTTTAGAGATGGATAAGTTGATTTGTGATTGTCGCGTATGCAAAAATGCGAATCTTGAAGAAATACAGAAGGCATTAATGTCTGATATTCGCGGTCGTCCTCAAGAGAGTGGTCACTACAAAAGCAAATACTACGGTGATATTGCTCTACATAATTTGGAGATGGACTTTCAAATTGTTGATGAAACTAAAAAAGCGATCGAGGCAGATCAGTTGCAGGACTATTTAATACAGTATACAGAAAATTTTCCTCAACTACACTCTGTCTTAGAAGCCATTGCACAAGAAGATGAGAGCTTGCGAGTTAGACTATCGCGTACAATAGTCTCGACACCTCCAAAACAAAAACCAAATCTGGATGAACGACTTATTTCCCTCAAATACACGCCGGATGATTTTGATATTCTGAAAAATGGTTATCAACCGTCTAAGGGCAAGCAGGTGCTACTGATTATCCCTTGTTCAGGTGGCAAACCATACTCTCAGTCTCGTTCCCATCGTTGGATAGCAGAATGTCTTGAGAAAGCTTTAGGCGACAATACAAAATTGCTTGAAAAAGTTACACTTTCTGGACTCTATGGTCTTGTTCCAGAAAAATATGAGCAGGAAGAAACTATTTTAGGGTATGATTTTCGCTTAGAGCGTTTCAATACAGAGCAAATTACCTTAGTAACCGATCGTGTAGTAGCTTACTTGGAGCATTACACCAATTATTATGAGGCTTATATTGGCTACGCCACCAGTAGTGCCTATCGTACTGTCTTAGAGCAGGCAGCGAAAAAGGCTTCCTGTAGCTTACAGGTGCTTCCGGTTAAACCTAAGAGTCGTAGATTTACTGAATTTTTTCGTAGGGAAAATATCACAGAATTGATCGAGCGAATTAGTACTATATTGAAGGTCGAAAAATAA